DNA from Microvirga ossetica:
GCGGATCGCTGCCGCCTGCTCTCTCCTGAAAAGCCATATCGAAGAGGTCGGCAAAGCTCTACGGCATTACCTGCAGGAGCACCAAAAGAGCGATGGGGGACGATAACGGCGGCCGAAGCTTTGCTTGATAGCTTTGCCGAGGCAACATTCGTGACCCAAAATGTCAAAGGATTGTCCCTTTCGATCAAGCATTGGGCACCAGTTCGCATAGGCTGGAAATCCGGTCGAAGGTCAATCGCTCAAAGCGAGGCGGTTTTAAAAGGCCTCGCCTTTGAAAGGGATCCCAATGCGGAGAGCAGGACTTATCGGGACCTTCGGCTTCGGGCTCGCGTGCACCATGATCTCAGGCATGGCTGCGGCTCAGGGAGGTCCGTCGACAATTCAGGGAGCCTAGCTGGCAGAGGGCTCTTCCTGCACGGATGTCTATTCGTCCACCGGCAGCGGACCGTCTTTCAGGAAACCGGTGGATATTTTCGCACCTGCGTTCATCGTCTCCGGCAATCGCCTTCGGACTCCGATGGCCTCGTGTCGCATCCGGTCGGTCAGGCCGGCCGGAGATCGGAAATCCGTCCTTCTTGCCTGCGCAAATGCAGTCGCCGGCAGCGACGTGCGCGTGCTCATGGCGCTCATGCCTGACGGGTCTCTCAAGCGCTACTTCAATGAAGAGGATGTGACGGGAACGGCGTATCAGCGCTGCTTGCGTTGAAGCTGGAAGACGCCCTGCAAAAATCCTGCCGGCGACCATAGCTTTTCCCCTCCATCGTCATCGGATGGCGTATAATCGTTTGGAACTGATCCGCGACCGAAGCCTGGATTGCCTGAGACAACCGAAGGGGCATATGCGGAGGGGTCCATGGCGACCTTCTATGGCGATGACTGGCCCAATCTCATCGATGGCACTACCCGCCGGGATATCATCTACGGCTTCGGCAGCGATGACGATCTCTACGGCTTCAGCGGCAACGACGATATCTATGGCGGCTGGGGCTATGACATCATTCTCGGCGAGAATGGCAACGACTACCTGAACGGCGGCGACGGGCCCGACGACATCTACGGCGGGTCGGGCAACGACAGCCTCGTCGGCGGCTACGGCTTCGATTTCCTCTTCGGCGAAAGCGGGAACGACCGTCTCTCGGGTGGAGCGAACTATGACAACCTGTATGGGGGGTCGGGCAGGGATAGCCTCTCCGGCGGATCGAGCGACGATTTGCTCGAAGGCGGCTCCGGGCGCGATCGGCTCAGCGGAGGAACCGGCGACGACGCCTTCGTCTTCACGAGAGGTTCTTCGGGCATCACGAGCGCGAGCGCAGACACAATCACCGACTGGAGTGCTGCCGCCGACTGGATCGGCATGAGGATCGCAGGAACATCCGCCAACTACAGGGAAGCCAGCACGACTTCCACGTCCATTGAGGCTGCTGCGTCCCAGGCCGAGGCGACTTTCACCAGCGGCAGCATCTCGCACGTCTTCCTGTACAACTCAACCACGGACACAGGATATCTTCTTTCCGATCTCGACAACGACAACCGCTTCGAAACCGGGGTCGTTCTCACCGGCGCCGGCAGCGCCGCCGACATGAACTACCGGTTCATCATCGGGACCTGGTGGATCTGAGCTCGAGATATGCAAGCTGGTCACGGCCCTGCATCCGGCACTCCCATGATGGGCCGCTACAACTCGGCACTGGGAGGTGGAGAAGCTACTCTAAGGAGCTTCTCGATCTGATCATTTTCAGGGCCAATATCGGCTAGAGACATTTCCGCAGGTGAGCTTGGGATCAACTGTCCAAAGCGTTCGTGGAGTGCAGCCGTTTTCGTAAGCCAGATAGAGGGGTACGCGCTTGAATGCTCCCCACTCGAAATGCGGATACGGATAGAGTCAGGCACGGATCACGAGGTACGTTAGTACTCCACAACACTGGAGAACCCATTTTTGAGCCGCTAAGAACAACCCCTACTGGGATGCATCTCATGGCAGGGCTCTCCAATGCGGACCGGCATATCGGCAGGAGTGCACTGAGCAATGGAATGGCGCCCAGGATAGGATTGTGCCATCCCTCTCCAAATCCTATTAAAAATAATGACTTACGAGCTGCCTACTCGAAGTGTTTGTACCACTCTTTGGACCACCGTCGAGATCACCTGAAGGGCAATGAGATTAGAAAATGCCTCTCCATTCCCACCGATTAGCGTGTTGGAGCCGATCTACGTCGCAAGCGGAAGAGTGATCAGGAAGCTGGTGCCCGGCTGGTTCGGTATGAGCCTGATCGTCGCGCCGTAGGCTTCAAGCTGGCTTTGCACTATGGATAGGCCCAGGCCGGTGCCACCCGTGCTCCGGGCCGTAGTAAAGAAGCGGTCGAACACCCGATCCGCATTGCCTGCGGAGACGCCTCTTCCATTGTCGGATACCTGCAGTCTGATTTGGTGAGCGGCCCCTTCGACACTCCATGAAATCCGGCCATGCGCCCCTTCTCCCGCATGCTGGCGAATGTTGTCGAGGAGGTTGGACAAGGCTGCATCAAGCGCCTCGGGCGCAATCCGGGTCATCACCCTCTCGGGAGACGGATCAATGTGAACCGTCAGGCCGGCGGCCTGGAAGGGGGCTGCGGCTGCACGCACGACCTTCTCCATGTCGAGATCCTCCAGCACGACTGGCTTGGGTGCCTCGGCTCGCGCCAGATTGAGAAGCTGGCGCACCAGGCGGTCAAGACGCTCTACGTCTGCGCCAATATTGGCGAGGAAATGGTCGCGCTCATCCGGGGTCATGATGTCGGCGTGATCGCGAATGATCTCCACTGCCCCCCGAATGGCAGCTAAGGGCGTCTTAAATTCGTGGCTAACCTCGGCTGCGAAAGCGCGGATGAAATCGGCACGCTGCTCCAATATCCCGGCCATGGACGTGATGGACATCCAGAGCTCGTCCGCCTCGCGGATGGCACTGCGCCGCGTCCTCGGCATGATGACACGTTCCCCCGCCGCCACCGCTTTGGCCTGCTCCGTCACAGTCCGGATCGGACGGCTCACCGTATAGCCTGTGAACAGCGCCATCCCAGCTCCCGCCGTGAGAAGCACAAGGGCGAGACCCGTCAGGTGCCAGCGCTTGCCATAGAGCGCCTGTTCGATGCTGACGGGCGTTCTGGACAACAGAACGGCTCCCAGAAGCCACCCATGCTCGATCACGGGAAGCGCAAGAAACACCCTCACCTGCGAGCCGCGGCTGATGGAGGTGAGGCTGACCGGCTCGTTCCCCTGCCGCACCCGAGCGCGCAGACTGGAGACCGGCCGCCCCGCGAGCGCCTCCGTCACCTCGAACTGATTGCTCAAGGACATGCCGCGGTCTCCACCGCTCGTGGCTACCACGATGCCGCGCGCATCCAGCAAACGTAGGCCTGCGAGGGTGATGCGCTGCACATCCGGGAGCACAGGCTGCATTCGCTCTCCCGCCGTGACGGCGGCGGGATCGGCCGGTACGGTGCTCGGGTCGGCAGGCGGAGGAACCGGGAGAACCGGATCGCTTGCAAGATCGAGCACGGCAAAGCGCGGTCTCCAATAACCCTCCGCGGGGCTTTCGAGAACCGAAACCCTGGGCAGATTGTCGAAGACGCCTCCTCCCTCTCTCGGCTGCGCCACGGCTGCCCGTAGCCATTCGGTCTTGTACGCCGCGCCGATAGTGGCAGCTTGGGCGATCAGTTCAGCCTCCGTCTGCCGCACGAGAGCGCTCTCATACAAGCGCAGAAACCACACACCTATCAGCGGCAGAAGCAGGAGGGAGAGGTTGGCCGCCAGGAGTGCCGTGCGAATGCGCGGTTTGCGCCACCGGAAAGTCATGTCTCCTGTCTCGCTTGTCTGTCGGAGAAGCGATAACCGAGACCGTGCACGGTCTCTATGGGCTCCGCGCCCAAGGCGAGAAGCTTCGCCCGAAGATGGCGGATATGGCTGTCGATGGTGCGGTCGCTGACGATGCGCCGATCGGGATAGGCCACATTCATGAGCATATCCCGGGTGAACATCCGGGCCGGATGTTCGGCCAAGGCGCGCAACACGGCGAATTCGGTGACGGTCAATGCAAGATGCCGACCGTCCCAATGCGCTTCGAAGCGCTCTTCGTCGAGGCGCAGAAGGCCTCGCACCATGCCGGTTGCCGGCGAAGCGGACGGCTCGACGCTTTTGAGGGCGCCCTGCTGGCGGCGCAGCACCGCCTTGACCCGAGCCACCAGTTCCCGGGGACTGAACGGTTTGGTCACGTAATCGTCGGCGCCGATCTCAAGCCCGACGATGCGATCGACCTCATCATCCTTCGACGACAGAAAGATCACCGGCGTGTCGTACGTCTTCCGGATGCGGCGGCAGACTTCCGTCCCATCCATCTCCGGCATGGCCACGTCCAGAACCACGAGATCCGGCCTTTCCCGCTGAGCGACCTCGAGCGCCATGAGCCCATCGCTGGCCTCCACAGTCGAAAACCCGTTCTTGTCCAACGCAAAGCAGACCACTTGGCGGATGTGGGGATCGTCGTCGACGACGAGAATGGTGGACATGGGATCCTTCGAAGCGGCCTGCACAGATACGTCTGCACGCTATCTGCACCAAAAATCCTAAGCCTTTGCAAGCTTGTATCATCATCGCTGCACATGAGGCCTTCAAATCTGGACCCGTTCACAGGAACGGTTCGCTCATGTTGTCCCTCTCCCCCACATCCTGGTCCCGTCTGGCCCTTCTCTCCGGTGCAGCCATCCTGGCCTGGCATCCCATCCTCTGGCTCGTGCGCACCTGGACCGATCCGAGCTACGCCTCGGACGGAGCATTCGCCGCCCTGGGCGTTGCGGCGCTCAGTCTCTGGAGTCTGTCGAGCCCGCGCGTAGCAAGGCACCAACCCCACCGGGCCGTCGTCCTGTGCCTCGGCGGCACGGCTCTCGTGCGGCTGGCCTCGGAGGCTCTCGGCATCAATGTACTCGGTGCCATGACCCTTGCGGTGGATGTGGGTGCTCTCGCGGCATGGGCGGGCCTCTCGCAGCGCCGGCGCGCGGTCTCTCCTCTGTGGCTCGGCATGCTGTTCCTATTCGCTCTCCCCGTGGAGCGCATCCTGCAGCGCACGGTGGGCTATCTGCTGCAATCGATCTCGGCGGAAGGCGCTTGCGGGCTTCTTGCGCTGGCGGACGACTCTGTCTCCTGCGCCGGCATCCGCATTCTCATGAACGGATGCGAGGCGCTGGTGGATCTTCCCTGCTCGGGAGCCAGAAGCCTCATGGTTATGCTGGCCCTGTTCATCACATGCGCGGGCCTAGCCAGGCCCGGATTGGCGCGGGCGATGCTGGGTCTCGGCATCACCCTCGCCTCCGCCCTGATCGCCAACATCGTTCGCATCGCGGTCCTTGCTTGCGGCATTGCCTATCCCGAGGCCGTAGGCCTCGACGTTATGGCTGCTCCCTGGCACGATGGGATTGGACTCGTGGCGCTGATGGTGGGTTCCGCTCCCATCCTCATCTGGTCCTGCGCTGTTCCTGCACGGTCTGTGATCGAGCCCGGCCCTTGCCGGATCGGCATCCTTCGCTCCACCGATCAATCGGTTTCCCTTGCCGGCTCCGCGCTGTTCCTGGCCTGCGCCTTCGCCGTCATGGTCGTGCCGACCCACCCCATGGATGTGGCGGCGCAGGATCTGCCCCTGGAGCTTCCTGCCCGCCTCGGTATGTTTCCCGCACGATCGGAAGCGCTGACGGTCCAGGAGACCGAGTATTTCACGCGCTATGGCGGAAGCGCCGCGCGCGCGGCCTATGGCACCAGCACGCTGACGATGGTGCGCACCCCGGCACCCTTGCGCCATCTTCACGCGCCCGACGAGTGCCTGCGAGGCGTCGGCCACTCAGTCCGCCACATGGGCACCCGCTTCGATCCGATTCCGACCGCTACCTACCGCGCCGATGCTCCCGACGGCAGCGCTTGGCGCGTGGAGGTGACCTTCATCTCGTCCCGCAACGAGCGCGCCGCCAGCGTCGGCGAAGCAGTATGGCTCTGGCTCAAGACCCCAGGCACCGCCTGGACCATGATTCAGCGCATCACGTCCTGGAACGAGCCCGATGCGGATTTTGAAAATGCCGTCATCCGCGCTCTCGACCTGAAATCCGCGCCGGCCCTGTCGGTCGCCGCTCTTTCCCTATCTCGCTCTGCCAAAGGAGAATAACCATGCGAGCCATTCCTCATGCGTCCCTTCTCATGCTGCTTGCACTCGCGCCCGCCGCGGCGCAAGCTCCGAACCTCGATCGTCTCGGCGGCACCGTTATCGCGCAATCCGAGGGAACGCCGCTTCACCTGCCTTCTCTCAAAACCGAATACGATGCCGAGGTGCAAGGCGATATCGCGGCTGTCACTGTCACGCAGCGTTTCGTCAATCCAGGCATGAAGCCTCTGAACGCCACCTATCAGTTCCCGCTACCGGACGATGCGGCCGTGAATGGCATGCGCATGGAGATCGGCGAAGAAGTGATCGAGGCCGTCATCCAGAGGAAAGACGACGCTCGCCAGACTTTCGAGGCTGCTAAGCGCGAAGGGCGCAATGCGGCTCTTTTGACCCAGCATAGGCCAAATGTATTCACCCAGGATATCGCCAATCTCATGCCGGGCCAAACCGTCACGGTGAAGCTGCATTATGTTCAAGCCATTGCGCGCGTGGATGGCGACTATGAGCTGGTGATGCCCCTCGTGGTCGGCCCTCGCTACGAGCCTCAGCAGAAGCAAGGCGAAATAGCGCACAGAAAGACCGATCTACAATCGTCTCAAGCACGGCCTCCTGCCGATGACACGATTTCCGGCCAATGGTCCTTCGGCTCGATGCCTGCTTATCCGACACAAACCGTGACGGGCCTAACCTTGCCTTCCACCATCGATGCAGACCGGGTCAGCATTCGGATCAGCCTCGCCGCCGGCATGCCGATCGCAAGTCTCAAGAGCAGCACTCATGCCATCGCGCAGCAATCTCTCGCTCCTGATGAAGCCGTCGTTCGCCTCGCGGAGGGACGCACGGTGGACAATCGCGATTTCGTGCTGCGCTACACCCTCGCAGGAGCCCGCACGCAGGCCTCGCTAATGACTCATCGGGATGGACACGGAGGAACCTTCAGCCTGCTCCTCGAGCCGCCCGCCCTTCCGGCACCGGACGATATTGCGCCGCGCGAACTCGTATTCCTTCTCGACTGCTCGGGCTCTATGAATGGGCTGCCGATGGAAGCAAGCAAATCTTTCATGCTGGCAGCGCTTCAGAAACTGCGCGCGAAGGACAGCTTCCGCATCATCCGGTTCAGCGACCAGGCGACCCAGTTCAGCGAGATTCCCCTGCCGGCCACTTCCGCCAACATTCGTGCGGGCGCTGCTTTCGTCCGTTCGCTGAACGGCGAGGGCGGCACCGAGATGTCGGCAGGCATCCGCCAGGCTTTGGCCGCTCCGCCCGTGCCAGGCCTGCGCCGTATCGTGGTCTTCCTCACCGACGGCTATATCGGCAACGAAGCGGAGATTTTGAACTTGATCGGCGGCAAGATCGGCGATGCGCGCCTCTATGCCTTCGGTGTCGGCACAGGCGTCAACCGGTATTTGCTCAACGAGATCGGCCGCGTCGGCGCAGGCTTCACCCGCTACATGGATCCGACAGAGACCACGGCAGAAGTTGTCTCGGAACTGATCAAGCGCATTGATGCACCGGTGCTTACCGACATCAGCATCGATTGGGGCAAGCTGTCGGTGGACGCCGTCACGCCGGAACGGCTTCCGGATCTCTTCGCCGGAGACAGCTTGCGCATCATGGGAAGTTTCAAGGAGGCCAAGGCCGGTCTCATCACCGTGCGCGGTCGTGTCAATGGCCGCCCTGCGGAACTGCCCATCGACCTCAGCTTCGAGGAAAGCTCGCGCAATAGCACGGCCTTGCCCGTCATGTGGGCAAGGGCACAGATTGCACAGCATATGGCTGCTCTCATCGCGCCAACGAATCTGCGCGGAAAGGGCGAGAGCAACGACGAGCTGCAGGGGAAAGTGACGAAGCTCGGTCTCGACTATGCATTGATGACCCAATGGACGTCATTCGTTGCCGTCTCGCGGCACGTGGCGAACATGCAGGAAATGGCAGCCGATGCCTCGGTTCCGGTGCCGCAGGTGCTCGGCGTGCCGCCCTCGGCCTATGGTCTCACGAGCACGCTCAATGCAGCCCCGGTCTATCCGGGAAGCAGCACGCCCGAGCCGGAAACACTCGTGGGCTTCGCCGCCGTCGCTGCCCTAGGATGGTTCCTGAGACGCCGCTGGGGTTCGCAAGGGTCAAGCTTGACACAAGGCTAAGGGCTAGCGGTTAAATCAAAGACCGCGGTTCGCTCCACCGCGTCGATCTCACCCCTTGGATGTTGCTGGCGGCGGGACTCAAGTCTTGCCGCTACCCTTTAAAACAGGGCACCGGACCACCAGTCAGCCGAGTAAATCCGGGGCGCTATGCTTTGTGCAGAATGCTTAGTTCTCTTGGCTGCTTTGGGGCAGAGAACGAACCCGCTCGCGCGGGAGGGCACTGCGGCTGGGGCGGTGCCATGGCTTGGGGGCGGTAACCCGCTGAACGGCACACGATGACAGGGCTGGGTCCTGTCTTGAGGATCGAGGGGTTTGGTGCCTCCACCTCACGACAGGAGCCTTCGATGTCCGAGACAGCCATCAGCCCGCTGCGCCAGCGCATGATCGATGACATGACGGTGCGCCATTTCGTCGAGAAGACCTGCACTGATTACATCCGCCAGGTCAGACGCTTCGCGGCCTTCCTCGGCCGCTCGCCGGAGACCGCCTCGCCTGAGGATGTGCGGCAGTTCCAGTTGCACCTGACCAAAAGCGGCGTGACCCCACCCAGCCGCACCGCGGCGGTCGCGGCCCTGCGCTTCTTCTTCACCGTCACCCTCGATCGGATCGATCTGGCTCGGCGTCTCACCTTGGTCCACGAGCCGCGCAAAGTACCCCTCGTCCTGAGCCCGGCGGAAGTGGCTCGCCTTCTCGAGGCGGCCCCGGGCCCCAAGTACAAGGCAGCTCTGAGCGCGGCCTATGGCGCTGGGCTGCGGGTGTCGGAAGTCGTGTCGCTCAAGGTCTGCGATATCGACTCTCAGCGCATGCTCATCCGCATCGAGCAGGGCAAGGGCCGCAAGGATCGCTATGCGATGCTCTCCCCGCAATTGCTCGAACTCTTGCGCGACTGGTGGCGGATCGCGCGGCCCCTGGTCTGGCTCTTTCCCGGCCAGAACCCGGTCAACCCGCTCACCACGCGCCAGCTCAACCGCGCCTTCCATGCGGCCGCGCAGCAGGCCGGGATCACCAAGCGCGTGAGCCCGCACACGCTCAGGCATAGCTTCGCCACGCATCTGCTGGAACAGAACATCGACATTCGCGTGATCCAGGTCCTGCTCGGGCATGCCAAACTCGAGACCACTGCGCTCTACACCCGTGTCGCCACCTCCACGATCCGCGCCGTCATGAGCCCACTCGATCGGCTTACCCTGCTGAGACCGGAGCATCAGCCGCCCGCGTAAGGCGAGGTCGTCTTGGCCCGTCCAGGGCTGGAGGTCGCGGACATCTTCCGCGACCATGGACCGGCGTGGCGCCGCGCCAATGCCGGGCATGTGAGCCTTGGCCAGCTCAAGGTGATGAGCGCAATCGAGAACTGCCGCACGGCGGCTCTCGGCGGGCACGTCGCGCGCTGCGCAGACTGCACGTACACGACCATCGCCTATAACTCCTGCCGCAATCGTCATTGCCCCAAGTGTCAGGGCGCGGCGGCCCGGGACTGGCTCGCACAGCGCGAAGCCGAACTGCTGCCCGTGCCCTACTTCCCCGTGGTGTTCACACTGCCAGCCGCTCTCGCCGCTCTCGCCTTTCCCAACAAGGCCGTGATCTACGATCTCCTGTTCAAGGCCGCGGCCGAGACGACCCTTACCATCGCGGCCGATCCCAAGCATCTCGGGGCGCGGATCGGCCTCACCGCCGTGCTGCACACCTGGGGCTCGGCGATGACGCATCACCCGCACGTGCACATGATCGTGCCGGGCGGTGGGCTGTCCCCTGACGGCACGCGATGGATCGCATGCCGGCCGAACTTCTTCCTGCCCGTGCGGATCCTTTCAAAGCTGTTCCGGCGGCTGATCCTGGAGAAGCTCGCCACGGCCTATGCGGCCGGGCAACTGCGGTTCTTCGGCGACCACGCGGATCTGACCGGTCCCAAAGCGTTCGCAGCTTTCCTGGCTCGTCTGCGCAAGATCAGGTGGTTCGTCTATGCCAAGCGGCCGTTTGCCGGACCGGAGGCCGTTCTGGCCTACCTCGCCCGCTACACGCACCGGGTTGCGATCTCGAACAGCCGGCTGATCCGCGCCGACGACAGCGGCGTGACGTTCACCTGGAAGGACTATCGGGTTGAGGGTCGCGCCCGCTGCAAGACGATGACGCTGGCTGTCGACGAGTTCATCCGCCGCTTCCTGCTTCACGTGCTCCCGCGCGGCTTCCATCGCATCCGGCATTATGGCCTCTTCGCTCACGGCTCACGCGCCGCCAACCTGACGCGAGCCCGCGCGCTGCTTGGTGCGCGTGAGCCCTGTGCAACGGTGACCGCAGACCCGACTGGCGCCACAGCTCCACCATGCCTGACGCAGCCCTGTCCCTGCTGCGGCGGGCGCATGATCATCATCGAGCGGTTCGCGCGCGGGTCTTCGCCAATACACCGGCCATCGTCCCCGAGTGCTGTGATCCGGGTCGACACCTCATGAAACCGATGGCCCCACGACGCTGCCGCCCTGCTGTTCGTCACCGCCGTTGGTCCTGCGCCAGCCACCCGGGCACTCGGCCGAATGAGGCGTATACCCCGCGAATGGAGCATCAATGGTCACCGTCGCGCCAACTCGGCCATGGCGATGATGCCCCGCTCCAGCCCACCGATGTCGCCACTCCGCTGGCGTGGACGCGTCGACGCCGATCCAGTCCCCGATCCAAAGCGCCCAAATCCCCATAGATGAGCGCACCACGCGCGGCGCCCAACTGTTCCGCAGGTTCCTTCCCTGGAGGCTTCCGGACGCCGGCCCCAGTGCATGTGCCTACGTCGCGATGGCCGGCATCCGAAACCCTTCACACAACCAGAAAGTCCTTTCTTTGGACGTCCGCTTACGTCTTTCAGTCGGAAGCCCCGCCAGGTTCAGCTAAACGCCTCCATAATAAACACACTCGGCGACTTGCTTGCATACGATGTCATGGCTGGACAATGAGGGGTTCACACGGAGTCGTCCAGGAGGCGACCAGGGAAAGATTGTATCAATCCGCCCCAAAAACGTTTAATTTCAATAGCTTATATGCTGCCTATTGGAGGCGTTTGTACCACTCTTTTGGAACACCGTCGAACCCATGGCAGCGGCATTCAATCTTATCCTCGGGCCGATGATCAAGGGTCCGCAAATGGTTTTAGAGGAGACCTCACAAAGAAGTCTGCTTTGTGCCATTTCCACACCGACCTCTGACGGCCGCAACAAAGTGACACAATGGGCCGCATTGTATCTCGATTATGCAACCAACGAGTGAACTCTGTTCAGCAATGCGCAGGAGTGCCGGATGAGCTGCAGGCTGGCACTCGGTCAGAGCAGCATCCATATCGATGGAAATCTTCGTAGCCGAATGTCAAAAAAGTATCAGCGCAGGCTTAAAAACGTGCTGGCACGTGTCGGTGTCGGAGGTTACCGTCAGTTC
Protein-coding regions in this window:
- a CDS encoding calcium-binding protein, producing MATFYGDDWPNLIDGTTRRDIIYGFGSDDDLYGFSGNDDIYGGWGYDIILGENGNDYLNGGDGPDDIYGGSGNDSLVGGYGFDFLFGESGNDRLSGGANYDNLYGGSGRDSLSGGSSDDLLEGGSGRDRLSGGTGDDAFVFTRGSSGITSASADTITDWSAAADWIGMRIAGTSANYREASTTSTSIEAAASQAEATFTSGSISHVFLYNSTTDTGYLLSDLDNDNRFETGVVLTGAGSAADMNYRFIIGTWWI
- a CDS encoding sensor histidine kinase, whose product is MTFRWRKPRIRTALLAANLSLLLLPLIGVWFLRLYESALVRQTEAELIAQAATIGAAYKTEWLRAAVAQPREGGGVFDNLPRVSVLESPAEGYWRPRFAVLDLASDPVLPVPPPADPSTVPADPAAVTAGERMQPVLPDVQRITLAGLRLLDARGIVVATSGGDRGMSLSNQFEVTEALAGRPVSSLRARVRQGNEPVSLTSISRGSQVRVFLALPVIEHGWLLGAVLLSRTPVSIEQALYGKRWHLTGLALVLLTAGAGMALFTGYTVSRPIRTVTEQAKAVAAGERVIMPRTRRSAIREADELWMSITSMAGILEQRADFIRAFAAEVSHEFKTPLAAIRGAVEIIRDHADIMTPDERDHFLANIGADVERLDRLVRQLLNLARAEAPKPVVLEDLDMEKVVRAAAAPFQAAGLTVHIDPSPERVMTRIAPEALDAALSNLLDNIRQHAGEGAHGRISWSVEGAAHQIRLQVSDNGRGVSAGNADRVFDRFFTTARSTGGTGLGLSIVQSQLEAYGATIRLIPNQPGTSFLITLPLAT
- a CDS encoding response regulator transcription factor, encoding MSTILVVDDDPHIRQVVCFALDKNGFSTVEASDGLMALEVAQRERPDLVVLDVAMPEMDGTEVCRRIRKTYDTPVIFLSSKDDEVDRIVGLEIGADDYVTKPFSPRELVARVKAVLRRQQGALKSVEPSASPATGMVRGLLRLDEERFEAHWDGRHLALTVTEFAVLRALAEHPARMFTRDMLMNVAYPDRRIVSDRTIDSHIRHLRAKLLALGAEPIETVHGLGYRFSDRQARQET
- the xrtT gene encoding exosortase T, whose product is MLSLSPTSWSRLALLSGAAILAWHPILWLVRTWTDPSYASDGAFAALGVAALSLWSLSSPRVARHQPHRAVVLCLGGTALVRLASEALGINVLGAMTLAVDVGALAAWAGLSQRRRAVSPLWLGMLFLFALPVERILQRTVGYLLQSISAEGACGLLALADDSVSCAGIRILMNGCEALVDLPCSGARSLMVMLALFITCAGLARPGLARAMLGLGITLASALIANIVRIAVLACGIAYPEAVGLDVMAAPWHDGIGLVALMVGSAPILIWSCAVPARSVIEPGPCRIGILRSTDQSVSLAGSALFLACAFAVMVVPTHPMDVAAQDLPLELPARLGMFPARSEALTVQETEYFTRYGGSAARAAYGTSTLTMVRTPAPLRHLHAPDECLRGVGHSVRHMGTRFDPIPTATYRADAPDGSAWRVEVTFISSRNERAASVGEAVWLWLKTPGTAWTMIQRITSWNEPDADFENAVIRALDLKSAPALSVAALSLSRSAKGE
- a CDS encoding VIT and vWA domain-containing protein; the protein is MRAIPHASLLMLLALAPAAAQAPNLDRLGGTVIAQSEGTPLHLPSLKTEYDAEVQGDIAAVTVTQRFVNPGMKPLNATYQFPLPDDAAVNGMRMEIGEEVIEAVIQRKDDARQTFEAAKREGRNAALLTQHRPNVFTQDIANLMPGQTVTVKLHYVQAIARVDGDYELVMPLVVGPRYEPQQKQGEIAHRKTDLQSSQARPPADDTISGQWSFGSMPAYPTQTVTGLTLPSTIDADRVSIRISLAAGMPIASLKSSTHAIAQQSLAPDEAVVRLAEGRTVDNRDFVLRYTLAGARTQASLMTHRDGHGGTFSLLLEPPALPAPDDIAPRELVFLLDCSGSMNGLPMEASKSFMLAALQKLRAKDSFRIIRFSDQATQFSEIPLPATSANIRAGAAFVRSLNGEGGTEMSAGIRQALAAPPVPGLRRIVVFLTDGYIGNEAEILNLIGGKIGDARLYAFGVGTGVNRYLLNEIGRVGAGFTRYMDPTETTAEVVSELIKRIDAPVLTDISIDWGKLSVDAVTPERLPDLFAGDSLRIMGSFKEAKAGLITVRGRVNGRPAELPIDLSFEESSRNSTALPVMWARAQIAQHMAALIAPTNLRGKGESNDELQGKVTKLGLDYALMTQWTSFVAVSRHVANMQEMAADASVPVPQVLGVPPSAYGLTSTLNAAPVYPGSSTPEPETLVGFAAVAALGWFLRRRWGSQGSSLTQG
- a CDS encoding tyrosine-type recombinase/integrase, with amino-acid sequence MSETAISPLRQRMIDDMTVRHFVEKTCTDYIRQVRRFAAFLGRSPETASPEDVRQFQLHLTKSGVTPPSRTAAVAALRFFFTVTLDRIDLARRLTLVHEPRKVPLVLSPAEVARLLEAAPGPKYKAALSAAYGAGLRVSEVVSLKVCDIDSQRMLIRIEQGKGRKDRYAMLSPQLLELLRDWWRIARPLVWLFPGQNPVNPLTTRQLNRAFHAAAQQAGITKRVSPHTLRHSFATHLLEQNIDIRVIQVLLGHAKLETTALYTRVATSTIRAVMSPLDRLTLLRPEHQPPA
- a CDS encoding IS91 family transposase gives rise to the protein MARPGLEVADIFRDHGPAWRRANAGHVSLGQLKVMSAIENCRTAALGGHVARCADCTYTTIAYNSCRNRHCPKCQGAAARDWLAQREAELLPVPYFPVVFTLPAALAALAFPNKAVIYDLLFKAAAETTLTIAADPKHLGARIGLTAVLHTWGSAMTHHPHVHMIVPGGGLSPDGTRWIACRPNFFLPVRILSKLFRRLILEKLATAYAAGQLRFFGDHADLTGPKAFAAFLARLRKIRWFVYAKRPFAGPEAVLAYLARYTHRVAISNSRLIRADDSGVTFTWKDYRVEGRARCKTMTLAVDEFIRRFLLHVLPRGFHRIRHYGLFAHGSRAANLTRARALLGAREPCATVTADPTGATAPPCLTQPCPCCGGRMIIIERFARGSSPIHRPSSPSAVIRVDTS